One genomic segment of Prosthecobacter fusiformis includes these proteins:
- a CDS encoding GAF domain-containing protein — translation MKPLRLLLVEDSDDDALLILQWLHRHGFACETKQVMSAADLKAALGEDRWDIILCDYVMPGFDGLAALQIVKDHGADIPVIIVSGTVGEDVAVASLKHGAQDYILKQNLTRLGPAVESELGSASERRYTRLLESVASSHSEVLEMILNGSALKPILDYIVSRVEELSQNGALCSILLTNDSGTFLMPGSSPSMPEAYNKVITPLKIGAEIGTCGRAAALKETVITEDITVHPNWGSVKEIVQECGLKSCWSVPVFSSGREVVGTMAIYYRNPRVPTAEELRWVESAARLVGVAIERGRSEVQIREQLDELLRWQNAMLNREDRVQQLKGEVNELLLRLGETIRYPSQA, via the coding sequence ATGAAACCGCTGCGCCTTCTGCTTGTAGAAGATTCCGATGATGATGCGCTGCTGATCCTGCAGTGGCTGCACCGTCACGGATTCGCATGTGAGACGAAGCAGGTGATGTCGGCGGCTGATCTGAAAGCTGCTTTAGGGGAGGATCGGTGGGACATTATTTTATGCGATTATGTCATGCCTGGTTTTGATGGGCTGGCTGCGCTGCAAATTGTCAAAGATCATGGGGCGGATATTCCTGTGATCATCGTCTCTGGTACCGTGGGTGAGGATGTTGCAGTGGCTTCGCTAAAACATGGTGCTCAGGATTACATTCTGAAGCAAAATCTCACCCGTCTGGGGCCGGCTGTAGAGAGCGAGCTGGGGTCGGCTTCTGAGCGCAGGTATACCCGTTTGCTGGAATCTGTGGCCAGCAGCCATTCTGAAGTGCTGGAGATGATTTTGAACGGCTCCGCCCTGAAACCTATCTTGGACTACATCGTCTCTCGGGTCGAAGAACTGAGCCAGAACGGTGCTTTGTGCTCCATCCTCCTAACGAATGATTCGGGTACCTTTTTGATGCCGGGCTCATCCCCCAGCATGCCGGAGGCTTATAACAAAGTGATTACGCCGTTAAAGATCGGCGCTGAAATTGGCACTTGTGGGCGTGCTGCGGCGCTGAAAGAGACCGTCATTACGGAGGATATCACGGTGCACCCGAACTGGGGCAGTGTGAAAGAGATCGTTCAGGAGTGTGGACTGAAGTCTTGCTGGTCGGTGCCCGTGTTCTCATCGGGAAGAGAGGTGGTGGGCACCATGGCCATCTATTACCGCAATCCGCGAGTGCCTACGGCGGAAGAATTACGCTGGGTGGAGTCAGCGGCCCGGCTCGTGGGGGTGGCTATCGAGCGTGGTCGCTCTGAAGTGCAAATACGTGAACAGCTCGACGAGTTGTTGCGCTGGCAAAATGCCATGCTAAACCGTGAAGACCGCGTGCAGCAATTAAAAGGCGAGGTAAATGAATTGCTCCTACGCCTGGGGGAAACTATCCGTTACCCCAGTCAGGCCTGA
- a CDS encoding PAS domain S-box protein — translation MKAPIPEDEEERLAVLREYEILDTMEEAAFNELTELAAHICRTPMAAISLIDRDRQWFKAQIGMDEKETPRDLAFCAHAIMTKDRVMIVNDASQDERFVDHPMVSGDPSIRFYAGAPLLARGNQPLGTLCVIGREPQELTLSQTAALNALSRNVVAQMELRIHSQRLRQEVTEKGRIAEQLQEQNEQLIRSEKETGRLLELAEKSRNALLSVLEDEQRLARELRRWADAFENCAQGILICTPANESIFACNSALASLHGQPADEIAGLTLLSLFAPGNQLKVQQFIHEADESGQVRFELPMLRANGSSYDAQVDLVSVRDAEGEPLYWVVTIQDISARKTADLLLARTNRALKLMSACNESLVHATDEQHLLAEVCRLAVDIGGYRLAWVGYALHDEAHSIRPMANAGHEAGYLSEISLSWSEFAATGRGPAARSIRSGQMVICQDIEAESEGFFWKEAALSRGYRSIICLPLRDENRTFGLLALYASEVQEVGQDEIKLLQEMAEDLAFGIRHLRSRQERQRMQDVVLKVSQAVSAGHGEDFFQSLTRNMVEALDADGGVIGRLDPEKRQSIETRALFLHGQFQENISYILPGTPCEGVSLGYTSIFESSVQSQFPEDLWLKGHGIEAYAGIPLLDTQMRVNGIMAVFYRKPLEQVSLVHSTLKIFAARVADELERQEADERIREQASLLDKAQDAILVRDLNHRVTYWNKSAEALYGWSAEEVLGKPVTDVFYQETMAFNAAIQQLFEEGEWVGELDQFSKDGTPLTIECRWTMVNDSAGKPKSVLCINTDITEKKKLEQQFLRAQRMESIGTLAGGIAHDLNNVLAPIMMAIDLLKMTVTSQSGQDILSTISQSAQRGADMVNQVLSFARGMEGRRMEVYAHALIRDIEKIARDTFPKNIQIFTQYEDGLWPVVGDPTQLHQVLLNLCVNARDAMPDGGSIVVSASNERLDESYAAMHLEAQPGPYLKIQVKDTGTGIPQAIIEQIFDPFFTTKELGKGTGLGLSTSLAIVKSHGGFIQVESEGGRGSQFRLYLPAFETSGTVAEESRIEEMPRGRGETVLVVDDEKTIREITQQTLEAFGYKALLAADGAEAVTLYAQHRASVSIVLTDMMMPVMDGPATIKVLRNINPSLKIIAASGISTNEAVTKAAGQGVKHFVSKPYTAESLLRVLRECLDGEG, via the coding sequence ATGAAAGCACCGATTCCCGAAGACGAAGAAGAAAGACTCGCCGTTCTGCGTGAGTACGAAATTCTGGATACGATGGAGGAGGCAGCCTTCAATGAGCTCACTGAACTGGCTGCTCATATCTGCCGGACCCCAATGGCGGCCATTTCCCTGATTGATAGGGATCGTCAGTGGTTCAAGGCTCAAATTGGAATGGATGAGAAGGAGACACCCAGGGATCTGGCGTTTTGTGCGCATGCGATCATGACCAAGGACCGGGTCATGATTGTCAATGACGCGAGCCAGGATGAGCGTTTTGTCGATCATCCGATGGTGAGCGGTGACCCAAGTATCCGCTTTTATGCGGGAGCACCGTTGTTAGCCCGCGGAAATCAGCCCCTGGGAACCTTATGTGTGATTGGCCGTGAGCCTCAGGAACTGACTTTAAGCCAGACTGCGGCATTAAACGCACTGAGCAGGAATGTGGTGGCCCAGATGGAATTGCGAATTCATTCGCAGAGATTGCGACAGGAAGTGACAGAAAAAGGTCGCATCGCGGAGCAACTGCAGGAGCAGAATGAGCAGCTCATCCGCAGTGAAAAAGAGACCGGCCGCCTGCTGGAACTGGCTGAAAAATCACGCAATGCACTGCTGAGTGTTTTGGAGGATGAGCAACGACTGGCTCGTGAATTGCGCCGCTGGGCAGATGCATTTGAAAACTGCGCTCAGGGTATTTTGATCTGCACTCCTGCTAATGAGAGTATTTTTGCCTGCAACAGCGCCCTTGCCAGTCTGCATGGACAGCCTGCGGATGAAATCGCAGGTCTGACATTGCTATCATTGTTTGCTCCAGGTAATCAATTAAAGGTGCAACAATTCATCCATGAAGCGGATGAAAGTGGGCAGGTGCGCTTCGAACTGCCAATGTTGCGCGCCAATGGATCAAGTTATGATGCTCAGGTGGACTTGGTCAGCGTGCGTGATGCAGAGGGGGAGCCTCTCTACTGGGTGGTGACGATTCAGGATATCTCGGCGCGGAAAACGGCAGACCTCTTACTGGCGCGGACGAACAGGGCATTAAAACTGATGTCCGCATGCAATGAGTCGCTGGTGCATGCCACTGATGAGCAGCATTTATTGGCGGAGGTGTGCAGGCTGGCGGTGGATATTGGTGGATACCGTCTGGCCTGGGTAGGCTATGCACTGCATGATGAGGCGCATTCCATCCGGCCGATGGCCAATGCCGGACATGAAGCAGGGTATTTGAGTGAAATCAGCCTAAGCTGGTCAGAGTTTGCCGCGACGGGGAGAGGCCCGGCTGCCAGGAGCATTCGCAGCGGCCAGATGGTGATCTGCCAAGACATTGAAGCTGAATCCGAAGGCTTTTTTTGGAAGGAGGCGGCGCTGTCCCGAGGATACCGCAGCATCATTTGCCTCCCCCTGCGGGATGAGAACCGCACTTTTGGACTGCTGGCACTGTATGCCTCCGAGGTTCAGGAAGTCGGGCAAGATGAGATCAAGCTGCTCCAGGAAATGGCGGAGGATCTGGCCTTTGGTATCCGCCATTTGCGCAGCCGTCAGGAGCGTCAGCGCATGCAGGATGTGGTGCTGAAGGTTTCCCAGGCTGTATCCGCCGGGCATGGGGAGGATTTTTTCCAGTCTCTCACACGTAACATGGTGGAGGCGTTGGATGCGGATGGTGGGGTCATTGGCCGCCTGGACCCAGAGAAGCGCCAGAGCATTGAAACACGGGCTCTGTTTTTGCATGGCCAGTTTCAGGAAAATATAAGCTACATTTTGCCTGGCACCCCGTGTGAGGGGGTGAGCCTGGGCTATACGAGCATTTTTGAAAGCAGCGTCCAGAGTCAGTTTCCTGAAGACTTGTGGCTGAAGGGCCACGGCATTGAGGCTTATGCGGGGATACCTTTGCTGGATACTCAGATGAGGGTGAACGGGATCATGGCAGTCTTTTACCGGAAACCGCTGGAGCAGGTATCCCTGGTTCATTCGACCTTAAAAATCTTTGCTGCGCGTGTGGCGGATGAACTGGAACGTCAGGAGGCCGATGAGCGCATCCGTGAGCAGGCCTCCCTTTTGGACAAAGCGCAGGATGCCATTTTGGTGAGAGATCTGAACCATCGCGTCACTTACTGGAATAAAAGCGCCGAAGCCCTTTATGGCTGGTCTGCCGAAGAGGTGCTGGGCAAACCGGTGACCGACGTTTTTTACCAGGAAACGATGGCTTTTAATGCCGCTATTCAGCAGTTGTTTGAAGAGGGGGAATGGGTCGGAGAATTGGACCAGTTTTCCAAAGACGGCACGCCACTGACCATTGAGTGCCGGTGGACGATGGTGAATGATTCTGCGGGTAAGCCGAAATCGGTCCTTTGCATCAATACCGACATCACGGAGAAGAAAAAGCTGGAGCAGCAGTTTCTAAGAGCCCAGCGGATGGAAAGCATCGGAACTCTGGCGGGAGGCATTGCTCATGACTTGAACAATGTCCTGGCGCCTATCATGATGGCCATTGACTTGCTCAAGATGACGGTCACTTCCCAATCGGGACAAGACATCCTTTCCACGATTTCACAAAGTGCCCAACGTGGTGCTGATATGGTGAATCAGGTGCTTTCGTTTGCCCGTGGAATGGAGGGAAGACGCATGGAAGTCTATGCACATGCGCTCATCCGCGACATCGAAAAAATTGCGAGGGATACTTTCCCCAAAAACATTCAGATCTTCACCCAATATGAGGATGGGCTATGGCCTGTCGTCGGTGATCCCACACAGTTGCATCAGGTATTGCTGAATCTTTGCGTGAATGCGCGGGATGCGATGCCGGATGGCGGTTCCATCGTGGTGAGTGCGAGCAATGAAAGGCTGGATGAAAGCTATGCTGCCATGCATTTGGAAGCTCAGCCCGGACCTTATCTGAAGATTCAGGTGAAGGATACGGGGACGGGTATTCCACAGGCAATCATTGAGCAGATTTTTGATCCGTTTTTTACCACCAAGGAATTGGGGAAAGGGACTGGCCTGGGGCTTTCTACATCACTGGCGATTGTGAAAAGTCACGGAGGTTTTATCCAGGTGGAAAGCGAAGGCGGCAGGGGCAGCCAGTTCAGGCTTTACCTGCCAGCTTTCGAGACGAGTGGCACGGTGGCTGAAGAATCACGAATCGAAGAAATGCCACGTGGCCGGGGCGAAACGGTACTGGTGGTGGATGATGAGAAAACGATCCGCGAGATCACTCAGCAGACACTGGAGGCCTTTGGATACAAGGCACTGCTGGCCGCTGACGGGGCGGAGGCGGTGACTCTCTATGCCCAGCATCGGGCATCCGTGTCCATCGTGCTGACGGATATGATGATGCCTGTGATGGACGGACCTGCGACGATCAAAGTGCTGCGGAACATCAATCCATCTCTGAAAATCATCGCTGCCAGCGGTATTTCCACCAATGAGGCGGTGACCAAGGCTGCCGGGCAGGGAGTCAAACATTTCGTTTCCAAGCCTTACACAGCAGAATCGCTGCTGCGAGTATTGAGGGAGTGCCTGGACGGGGAGGGGTAA